One window of Enterobacter sp. RHBSTW-00175 genomic DNA carries:
- the exbD gene encoding TonB system transport protein ExbD has translation MAMRLNENLDDNGEMHEINVTPFIDVMLVLLIIFMVAAPLATVDVKVNLPASSSQPQPQPRPEKPIYLSVKADKSMFLGNDPVTDESVIPALEQLTGGKKDTTVFFRADKTVDYETMMKVMDTLHQAGYLKIGLVGEEKAAVK, from the coding sequence ATGGCAATGCGTCTTAATGAAAATCTGGACGATAACGGCGAAATGCACGAAATCAACGTGACGCCGTTTATCGACGTCATGCTGGTTCTGTTGATTATCTTCATGGTGGCGGCGCCTCTGGCGACGGTTGACGTGAAGGTGAATCTGCCGGCCTCTTCCAGCCAGCCGCAGCCGCAGCCGCGCCCGGAAAAGCCTATCTATCTGTCGGTGAAGGCCGATAAATCCATGTTCCTGGGCAATGATCCGGTGACGGATGAATCAGTTATCCCGGCACTGGAGCAGCTTACAGGCGGGAAGAAGGACACTACCGTCTTCTTCCGTGCGGATAAAACGGTTGATTACGAAACCATGATGAAGGTAATGGACACGCTGCATCAGGCGGGTTACCTGAAGATTGGCCTGGTTGGCGAAGAAAAAGCCGCCGTTAAATAA
- the yghX gene encoding YghX family hydrolase, producing the protein MTRLTAKDFPQELLDYYDYYAHGKINKREFLNLAARYAVGGVTALALFNMLKPNYALAEQVKFTDPDILPEYIHYPSPNGHGEVRGYLVKPAKAHGKVPAVVVVHENRGLNPYIEDVARRVAKAGYIALAPDGLSSVGGYPGNDEEGKVLQQKVDPTKLMNDFFAAVEFMRKHPDASGKVGITGFCYGGGVANAAAVAYPELDCAVPFYGRQPAAADVPKIKAPLLLHYAGLDKNINEGWPTYEAALKLNNKVYEAYIYPGVNHGFHNDSTPRYDEPAAELAWKRTLSWFEKYLN; encoded by the coding sequence ATGACGCGCCTGACCGCCAAAGATTTTCCACAAGAATTGCTCGACTATTACGACTACTACGCCCACGGTAAAATCAACAAGCGCGAGTTCCTGAATCTCGCGGCACGCTACGCCGTGGGGGGCGTGACGGCGCTGGCCCTGTTCAATATGCTCAAGCCCAACTATGCGCTGGCAGAGCAGGTCAAATTCACCGATCCCGATATCCTGCCTGAATATATTCATTACCCCTCGCCAAACGGCCACGGCGAAGTGCGCGGCTATCTGGTAAAGCCTGCTAAAGCCCACGGAAAAGTGCCTGCCGTAGTAGTGGTCCACGAAAACCGGGGTCTTAATCCGTATATCGAAGATGTGGCAAGACGGGTTGCAAAAGCCGGGTACATTGCGCTTGCGCCAGACGGTTTAAGCTCGGTGGGCGGTTATCCGGGCAATGACGAAGAAGGGAAGGTTTTACAGCAGAAGGTTGACCCGACAAAGCTGATGAACGACTTCTTTGCCGCCGTTGAATTTATGAGAAAGCACCCGGATGCCAGCGGTAAGGTGGGGATCACCGGATTTTGCTACGGTGGAGGTGTGGCGAATGCCGCCGCGGTGGCTTACCCGGAGCTGGATTGTGCCGTGCCGTTTTACGGACGCCAGCCCGCAGCGGCAGATGTTCCGAAAATAAAAGCGCCACTGCTGCTACATTATGCCGGGCTGGATAAAAATATTAATGAGGGCTGGCCTACCTATGAAGCAGCGCTTAAATTGAATAATAAGGTTTACGAGGCGTACATCTATCCGGGCGTAAACCACGGATTTCACAACGATTCTACCCCAAGATACGATGAGCCCGCAGCAGAGCTTGCCTGGAAGCGAACGTTAAGCTGGTTTGAAAAGTACCTGAATTGA
- the metC gene encoding cystathionine beta-lyase yields the protein MTKKQLDTTLVQAGRNKKYTLGSVNSVIQRASSLVFDTVEDKKIATRNRAKGGLFYGRRGTLTHFSLQEAMCELEGGAGCALFPCGAAAVANTILAFVEQGDHILMTNTAYEPSQDFCTKILSKLGVATGWFDPLIGEGIAELIQPNTRIVFLESPGSITMEVHDVPAIVKAVRSKAPEAIIMIDNTWAAGVLFKALDFDIDISIQAATKYLIGHSDGMIGTAVSNARCWDQLRENAYLMGQMVDADTAYMTSRGIRTLGVRLRQHHESSLKIAEWLAQHPQVERVNHPALPGSKGHEFWQRDFTGSSGLFSFVLKKRLNNDELASYLDNFTLFSMAYSWGGFESLILPNQPEQIADLRPGGEVDFSGTLIRLHIGLENVDDLIADLAAGFERIV from the coding sequence ATGACTAAGAAGCAGCTTGATACCACGCTTGTGCAGGCAGGACGCAACAAGAAATACACACTGGGATCGGTGAACAGCGTGATTCAGCGGGCCTCCTCACTGGTATTTGATACCGTTGAGGACAAAAAAATCGCAACGCGTAACCGTGCCAAAGGCGGGCTGTTTTACGGTCGTCGCGGGACGCTGACCCATTTTTCACTCCAGGAAGCCATGTGCGAACTGGAAGGCGGCGCGGGCTGCGCACTGTTCCCGTGCGGGGCTGCGGCGGTTGCCAATACCATTCTGGCGTTTGTGGAACAGGGTGACCATATCCTGATGACTAACACCGCCTATGAACCAAGCCAGGATTTCTGCACCAAAATTCTCAGCAAGCTCGGCGTAGCCACCGGCTGGTTTGATCCGCTGATTGGTGAAGGTATCGCAGAGCTTATTCAGCCAAACACGCGCATCGTGTTCCTGGAATCCCCGGGCTCTATCACCATGGAAGTGCATGACGTGCCCGCCATTGTGAAAGCCGTGCGCAGCAAAGCGCCGGAAGCCATCATCATGATCGACAACACCTGGGCGGCGGGCGTGCTGTTTAAGGCGCTGGATTTCGACATTGATATCTCTATTCAGGCAGCAACCAAATACCTGATTGGCCACTCCGATGGCATGATTGGCACCGCCGTGTCCAATGCCCGCTGCTGGGATCAACTGCGCGAAAATGCCTACCTGATGGGACAAATGGTTGATGCCGATACGGCCTACATGACCAGCCGCGGGATCCGTACGCTGGGCGTGCGCCTGCGTCAGCATCACGAGAGCAGCCTGAAAATCGCTGAATGGCTGGCGCAGCACCCGCAGGTTGAACGCGTGAACCATCCTGCCCTGCCGGGTAGCAAAGGTCATGAGTTCTGGCAACGTGACTTTACAGGCAGCAGCGGTTTGTTCTCATTCGTTCTTAAAAAACGGCTGAATAACGATGAGCTGGCGAGCTACCTGGATAATTTTACCCTCTTCAGCATGGCCTACTCCTGGGGCGGTTTTGAATCCCTGATCCTGCCAAACCAGCCAGAGCAGATAGCAGACCTGCGTCCGGGCGGCGAGGTGGACTTCAGCGGAACCCTGATCCGCCTGCATATCGGTTTAGAAAATGTGGACGATTTAATTGCGGATTTAGCGGCAGGGTTTGAGCGTATCGTGTAG
- a CDS encoding AraC family transcriptional regulator — MNREEICLQLTSQIKHLIDKDNNSGELLPDIRLLYGTQPGTRTPVMYQPGIVFLFSGHKIGYINERVFRYDTNEYLLLTVPLPFECETFATEAVPLAGIRLNVDILQLQELLMEIGEDELFQPSMAASAINSATLSEEILCAIERLLDVMARPLDARILGKQIIREILYHVLLGPGGGALLALVSRQTHFSLISRVLKRIESQYTENLSVDQLAAEANMSVSAFHHNFKSVTSTSPLQYLKTYRLHKARMMMIHDGMKASAAAMRVGYESASQFSREFKRYFGVTPGEDASRIRMMQGA, encoded by the coding sequence ATGAACCGCGAAGAGATTTGCCTTCAGTTAACCTCTCAGATTAAACATCTGATAGATAAAGATAATAATAGTGGTGAGCTGCTGCCGGATATTCGTCTGCTCTACGGGACCCAGCCGGGTACGCGTACGCCGGTGATGTACCAGCCGGGCATCGTTTTTCTCTTCTCTGGCCATAAAATTGGCTATATCAATGAGCGCGTGTTCCGTTATGACACCAATGAATATCTGCTCCTGACAGTACCTTTACCCTTTGAATGTGAAACCTTTGCGACAGAAGCCGTTCCGCTGGCCGGTATTCGTTTAAATGTCGATATCCTTCAGTTGCAGGAGCTGCTGATGGAGATCGGCGAGGACGAGCTGTTCCAGCCATCGATGGCAGCAAGCGCGATTAACTCGGCCACGTTATCGGAAGAGATCCTCTGTGCCATTGAACGCTTGCTGGATGTGATGGCGAGGCCGCTCGATGCCCGCATTCTGGGCAAACAGATTATCCGTGAAATTCTCTACCACGTGCTGCTGGGGCCGGGTGGCGGGGCGCTGCTGGCGCTGGTGAGCCGCCAGACGCACTTTAGCCTGATAAGCCGCGTGCTCAAGCGCATAGAAAGCCAGTACACGGAAAACCTCAGCGTTGACCAGCTGGCGGCGGAAGCGAACATGAGTGTCTCGGCGTTTCACCATAATTTTAAATCAGTGACCAGCACCTCGCCGCTGCAATACCTGAAAACATACCGGCTGCATAAAGCGCGCATGATGATGATCCACGACGGCATGAAGGCCAGCGCGGCGGCAATGCGGGTAGGCTATGAAAGTGCGTCGCAGTTCAGTCGGGAGTTTAAGCGCTACTTCGGCGTGACGCCGGGGGAAGATGCTTCACGCATCAGAATGATGCAGGGAGCCTGA
- a CDS encoding ESA_00282 family adhesion-associated protein, which yields MNSIFFTVITLLLLTAGVLLLMQEFNKTKVSKDASEPPEPELMTKEEGEDHFSVLMNSVTPVWYWRVNHEYIDFLHATIKRMKMSQINDTPGLFEAQRRCSDLNSAVYKYYDNIKKRCLNGEKVSYSDLDVLNLRQCFREFSLEAYPELVVLVWPEYARPEVNPDEV from the coding sequence ATGAACAGTATTTTCTTTACGGTCATAACATTACTATTACTGACCGCTGGCGTTCTTTTATTGATGCAAGAGTTCAATAAAACGAAAGTGTCGAAAGACGCCAGTGAACCGCCTGAACCTGAACTGATGACTAAAGAGGAAGGAGAGGATCATTTTTCCGTTTTGATGAACTCTGTGACTCCGGTTTGGTACTGGCGAGTTAACCACGAATATATCGATTTTCTTCATGCCACAATAAAGCGCATGAAGATGTCGCAAATTAATGACACGCCAGGGCTGTTTGAAGCCCAGCGCCGTTGCAGCGACCTGAATTCCGCTGTGTATAAATATTACGACAATATCAAGAAGCGTTGTCTTAATGGCGAGAAGGTGTCGTATTCCGATCTGGATGTTTTAAATTTGCGGCAGTGCTTTCGCGAGTTCAGCCTGGAAGCCTACCCGGAACTGGTTGTTTTGGTATGGCCTGAGTATGCACGCCCTGAAGTAAATCCGGATGAAGTGTAG
- a CDS encoding cytoplasmic protein — protein MINVKGIEDNNVYLTLDDKKSDEFILEQNLEALRNTKNVEMTRITQDLVSIPATLVRLKWQNRREIYALQVKEEIYGAVMNALIEQRPELKEKILGRLEANYQYLLARETATLRLTRKLSDGEYRTSNVTYVALNEDALASKTNAPADPQS, from the coding sequence ATGATTAACGTGAAAGGTATTGAAGATAATAATGTTTATTTGACTTTAGATGACAAAAAAAGTGATGAGTTTATCTTAGAGCAAAATCTCGAGGCGTTGAGAAACACAAAAAATGTGGAAATGACGCGTATTACGCAAGATCTGGTTTCAATACCCGCCACGCTGGTGCGCCTGAAATGGCAAAACCGCCGCGAGATTTATGCGCTCCAGGTTAAAGAAGAAATTTACGGCGCAGTGATGAATGCGCTGATTGAGCAACGACCAGAGCTTAAAGAGAAGATCCTCGGGCGTCTGGAAGCCAACTACCAGTACCTGCTGGCCAGAGAAACGGCCACCCTACGTTTGACCCGCAAGCTCTCCGACGGCGAATACCGCACGTCGAATGTCACTTATGTCGCGCTGAATGAAGACGCGCTGGCATCCAAAACCAACGCGCCCGCTGACCCGCAAAGCTAA
- a CDS encoding TIGR00645 family protein — protein sequence MERFFENAMYASRWLLAPVYFGLSLALVALSIKFFQEIFHVLPNIFSVAESDLILVLLSLVDMTLVGGLLVMVMFSGYENFVSQLDIDEHKEKLSWLGKMDASSLKNKVAASIVAISSIHLLRVFMDAKNIPDNKLMWYVIIHLTFVLSAFVMGYLDKISKK from the coding sequence ATGGAACGCTTTTTTGAAAATGCAATGTATGCCTCCCGTTGGTTACTGGCACCGGTCTATTTCGGCCTTTCTCTGGCACTGGTCGCACTGAGCATTAAGTTTTTTCAGGAAATTTTTCACGTCTTACCCAACATTTTTTCCGTTGCTGAGTCCGATCTGATTCTGGTGCTGCTGTCACTGGTGGATATGACGCTGGTGGGTGGCTTGCTGGTAATGGTGATGTTCTCTGGCTATGAGAACTTTGTGTCTCAGCTGGATATCGATGAGCATAAAGAAAAACTGAGCTGGCTTGGCAAAATGGATGCCTCGTCGCTGAAGAACAAAGTCGCCGCCTCGATTGTGGCTATCTCTTCCATCCATCTGCTGCGCGTGTTTATGGACGCGAAGAATATCCCGGATAACAAGCTGATGTGGTATGTGATTATCCACCTGACATTTGTGCTGTCAGCGTTTGTGATGGGGTATCTGGATAAGATCAGTAAGAAATAA
- a CDS encoding aldo/keto reductase yields MSWHPYSGRYENMQYRYCGKSGLRLPALSLGLWHSFGHVQALDSQRALLRKAFDLGITHFDLANNYGPPAGSAEENFGRLLHDDFAAYRDELIISTKAGYDMWPGPYGSGGSRKYLLASLDQSLKRMGVEYVDIFYSHRVDENTPMEETASALAQAVQSGKALYVGISSYSTERTQKMAALLREWKIPLLIHQPSYNLLNRWVDKTGLLDTLAENDTGCIAFTPLAQGLLTGKYLNGIPDGSRMQREGKKVRGLTEKMLTEANLNSLRLLNEMAHARGQSMAQMALSWLLKDERVTSVLIGASRPEQLEENVQALNNLHFTDDELKRIDQHVADGELNLWQASSDK; encoded by the coding sequence ATGTCCTGGCACCCTTACTCCGGCCGCTATGAAAATATGCAGTACCGCTACTGCGGAAAAAGTGGCCTGCGCCTGCCTGCGCTGTCACTTGGTCTGTGGCACAGCTTTGGCCACGTTCAGGCACTCGATTCCCAGCGCGCGCTGTTGCGTAAAGCCTTCGACCTTGGCATTACCCATTTCGACCTTGCCAATAACTACGGCCCGCCTGCGGGCAGCGCCGAAGAGAATTTTGGTCGCCTGCTGCACGACGATTTTGCCGCGTACCGCGACGAGCTGATTATCTCGACCAAAGCGGGCTACGACATGTGGCCTGGGCCATACGGTTCGGGTGGGTCGCGTAAGTATCTGCTGGCCAGCCTCGACCAGAGCCTGAAACGCATGGGCGTGGAGTATGTTGATATTTTCTATTCCCACCGCGTAGACGAAAACACGCCGATGGAAGAGACCGCCTCCGCGCTGGCGCAGGCGGTTCAGAGCGGTAAGGCGCTGTATGTGGGGATTTCGTCCTACTCAACAGAGCGCACGCAGAAAATGGCTGCGCTACTGCGCGAGTGGAAAATCCCGTTGCTTATCCACCAGCCGTCCTACAACCTGCTCAACCGTTGGGTGGATAAAACCGGGCTGCTGGATACCCTTGCGGAAAACGACACCGGTTGTATCGCCTTTACGCCGCTGGCGCAGGGGTTGCTGACAGGGAAATACCTGAATGGCATTCCTGATGGCTCGCGGATGCAGCGTGAAGGTAAGAAAGTACGCGGCCTGACGGAGAAAATGCTGACGGAAGCCAACCTGAACAGCCTGCGTTTGCTGAACGAAATGGCCCATGCTCGCGGGCAATCAATGGCGCAAATGGCCCTGAGCTGGCTGCTAAAAGATGAGCGCGTAACGTCGGTGCTGATTGGCGCAAGCCGCCCGGAGCAGCTGGAAGAGAACGTCCAGGCGCTGAATAACCTGCACTTTACGGACGATGAGCTGAAGCGGATTGACCAGCATGTTGCGGATGGAGAGCTGAATCTGTGGCAGGCGTCGTCGGATAAGTAG
- the yghB gene encoding DedA family general envelope maintenance protein YghB — MAVIQDIIAALWQHDFAALADPHVVGVVYFVMFATLFLENGLLPASFLPGDSLLLLAGALIGKGVMDFTPTMVILTSAASLGCWLSYLQGRWLGNTRMVKSWLSQLPHKYHQRATCMFDRHGLLALLAGRFLAFVRTLLPTMAGISGLSNRRFQFFNWLSGLLWVGVVTSLGYALNMIPFVKHHEDQVMTFLMILPMFLLVAGLVGTIAVVIKKKYCSA; from the coding sequence ATGGCTGTTATTCAAGATATTATCGCGGCACTCTGGCAACACGATTTTGCCGCACTGGCGGACCCACATGTCGTGGGTGTTGTCTATTTCGTGATGTTCGCGACCCTGTTTCTGGAAAATGGATTACTGCCAGCCTCGTTTTTGCCCGGTGACAGCCTGCTTCTGCTGGCCGGCGCATTAATCGGAAAGGGTGTGATGGACTTTACCCCGACGATGGTCATTCTCACCTCTGCCGCCAGCCTGGGCTGCTGGTTAAGCTATTTACAGGGCCGCTGGCTCGGGAATACGCGCATGGTGAAGAGCTGGCTTTCGCAGTTACCCCATAAATATCATCAACGTGCGACCTGCATGTTTGACCGGCACGGCCTGCTCGCGCTGCTCGCCGGGCGCTTCCTGGCGTTTGTCCGCACGCTGCTGCCGACGATGGCCGGTATCTCTGGCCTCTCGAATCGCCGCTTCCAGTTCTTCAACTGGCTGAGTGGGCTGCTGTGGGTCGGCGTGGTGACCTCACTCGGCTATGCGCTGAACATGATCCCGTTTGTGAAACACCATGAAGATCAGGTGATGACCTTCCTGATGATCCTGCCGATGTTCCTGCTGGTAGCAGGCCTGGTGGGAACTATTGCGGTAGTGATTAAGAAGAAGTATTGCAGCGCGTGA
- a CDS encoding methyl-accepting chemotaxis protein: MAMTTWLHPHAPQRDLISLSAIRQRADRLMLVLIWAMWGVSLCVGYMNDNMAQGAIISTLLSCFSTLLAMLCPGSLLLRLSFAFVLMAFSALLIHLGEGETEYHFSVFVLLSALLAWRDWRPLVMGATVIALHHLVFNYLQENGLYGVVVFMHTGFHMVVFHGLFVVVQTAILLLLAVRMEQDARSASEVARLAGVINREPGYLTLAVDSEPADSSFARTFSLTLGTMRSTLEQVSANIGQLLEASRALRQRNSALSERTDHQASSLATAASAMEHLSNVATQTSHKAIQVREMALSASEVAEQGGENVRRAIAAMDQIREESQRIYTILELIDGIAFQTNILSLNASVEAARAGEHGKGFAVVASEVRMLAQRSEGAAKEIRQLLTTSQTTTQQGVEHVEHAGQTMKSIIESIDGLRSLLEELSQMSEDQRSSIAQMNGSIASIDASVQENVRHVAQTIQVAEQQQQQTGQLKEAIAVFRFD, translated from the coding sequence ATGGCGATGACGACATGGCTGCACCCGCACGCACCTCAACGCGACCTCATCTCTTTATCTGCAATACGACAACGTGCTGACCGCTTAATGCTGGTGCTTATCTGGGCCATGTGGGGCGTTTCGCTGTGCGTGGGATATATGAACGACAATATGGCGCAGGGGGCGATTATCAGTACCCTGCTGAGCTGTTTCTCAACTCTGCTGGCGATGCTTTGCCCCGGCTCGCTGCTGTTGCGCCTGAGCTTTGCTTTCGTACTGATGGCGTTTTCCGCGCTGCTTATCCATCTTGGCGAAGGGGAGACGGAGTACCACTTCTCTGTTTTTGTCCTGCTTTCGGCACTGCTGGCCTGGCGTGACTGGCGTCCGCTGGTGATGGGCGCTACGGTCATCGCGCTGCACCATCTGGTGTTTAATTATCTCCAGGAAAATGGGTTGTACGGCGTGGTGGTCTTTATGCACACCGGTTTTCATATGGTGGTCTTCCACGGCCTGTTTGTAGTGGTACAGACGGCCATTCTTCTCCTGCTGGCGGTACGTATGGAGCAGGATGCCCGTTCGGCCAGCGAGGTAGCGAGGCTCGCGGGGGTGATTAACCGCGAGCCAGGCTATCTGACGCTGGCCGTTGATAGCGAACCTGCTGACTCCTCTTTCGCCCGCACCTTTAGCCTGACGCTCGGCACAATGCGTTCCACGCTTGAGCAGGTGAGCGCCAATATCGGGCAACTGCTGGAGGCCTCCCGGGCGCTGCGACAACGTAACAGCGCGCTCTCAGAGCGAACCGATCATCAGGCGTCATCGCTTGCGACGGCAGCCAGCGCAATGGAGCATCTCAGTAACGTGGCGACCCAGACCAGCCACAAGGCCATTCAGGTGCGGGAGATGGCGCTTAGCGCCAGTGAGGTAGCAGAACAGGGTGGCGAGAACGTTCGCCGGGCCATCGCGGCCATGGATCAGATCCGCGAAGAGTCCCAACGTATTTACACCATTCTTGAGCTGATTGACGGAATCGCATTCCAGACGAATATTCTGTCGCTGAATGCTTCTGTCGAGGCGGCAAGAGCAGGGGAACACGGGAAAGGGTTCGCCGTGGTAGCCTCCGAGGTTCGTATGTTAGCCCAGCGCAGTGAAGGGGCGGCAAAAGAGATCCGTCAGCTGCTGACCACCTCTCAGACGACCACGCAGCAGGGTGTCGAGCACGTAGAGCACGCCGGACAGACGATGAAATCGATTATCGAGAGTATCGACGGATTGCGCTCGCTGCTGGAGGAGCTTTCGCAGATGAGTGAGGATCAACGGTCCAGTATCGCGCAGATGAACGGCAGTATTGCCAGTATTGATGCCAGCGTGCAGGAGAATGTACGGCATGTCGCGCAGACGATACAGGTTGCCGAGCAACAGCAGCAGCAGACCGGACAGCTAAAAGAGGCGATAGCGGTATTTAGATTTGATTAG
- a CDS encoding methyl-accepting chemotaxis protein, whose amino-acid sequence MQMLRNFTIRFVMLTILGIFCLMWAGVGLYSTWSLSRVSDGNEVDRQLVQQMTVLSQGNDQYFRFVTRLSRAMEVKASGGNPDLASAQQALDNMGKKLEQMKAISPGPMDEQVSSQVISTWQALLDQGVAPQMQQAQQGQLDGYRQQANNITPPLSRAFGAAAESFNKAAGDRLDSTRVVVDGLTAMTRTVIIAATIIGLLILLFTDRYLVAMLVKPLDRIRQQFRQIAQGDLSQPIEPFGRNCVGQLVPLLSAMQDSLREAVSTIRSGSENIWRGATEISSGNNDLSSRTEEQAAALEETAASMEQLTATVKLNAESARQASQLADVASTTASRGGSLVDDVVTTMSGISDSSKKIAEITNVINSIAFQTNILALNAAVEAARAGEQGRGFAVVAGEVRNLASRSANAAKEIEGLIADSVNRVEQGAQLVNDTGTTMEAILRAVTEVTTIMKQIASASEEQSKGISQVGVAISQMDGVTQQNASLVEQVSAAASALERQTEDLQRSVQKFRLSAQEPQAQTAAAPLKTPARAKPATTPDDWVSF is encoded by the coding sequence ATGCAGATGCTTCGTAATTTCACGATCCGCTTCGTCATGCTGACGATACTTGGGATCTTTTGTTTAATGTGGGCGGGTGTTGGCCTCTACAGCACCTGGTCGCTCTCCCGGGTGTCGGATGGCAACGAGGTCGACAGACAGCTGGTACAACAGATGACGGTGCTCAGCCAGGGCAACGATCAGTATTTCCGCTTTGTTACGCGCCTGAGCCGCGCGATGGAAGTCAAAGCCAGCGGGGGTAACCCTGACCTGGCCTCTGCACAGCAGGCGCTGGACAACATGGGCAAAAAGCTGGAGCAGATGAAGGCTATCTCTCCAGGGCCAATGGATGAGCAGGTTTCCTCTCAGGTGATCAGCACCTGGCAGGCGCTGCTCGACCAGGGTGTTGCACCGCAGATGCAGCAGGCGCAGCAGGGGCAACTGGACGGCTATCGCCAGCAGGCGAACAACATCACTCCGCCGCTGAGCCGCGCGTTTGGTGCTGCCGCAGAGAGCTTTAACAAAGCTGCGGGCGACCGTCTGGACTCCACCCGTGTGGTGGTCGACGGCCTGACAGCCATGACCCGCACCGTGATTATCGCTGCTACCATTATTGGCCTGCTGATCCTGCTCTTCACCGACCGCTACCTGGTGGCGATGCTGGTCAAACCGCTGGATCGTATCCGTCAGCAGTTCCGCCAGATTGCGCAGGGTGACCTCAGCCAACCGATTGAACCTTTTGGCCGCAACTGCGTGGGGCAACTGGTTCCGCTGCTGAGCGCCATGCAGGACAGCCTGCGTGAAGCGGTCAGCACTATCCGCTCGGGCAGTGAAAATATCTGGCGCGGCGCGACGGAAATCTCCAGCGGGAACAACGATCTCTCGTCACGTACTGAAGAGCAGGCCGCCGCGCTGGAAGAGACGGCAGCCAGCATGGAACAGCTGACCGCAACGGTGAAGCTGAATGCCGAAAGCGCACGTCAGGCCAGCCAGCTGGCGGATGTGGCTTCAACCACGGCCAGCCGTGGTGGCTCGCTGGTGGACGATGTTGTCACCACCATGAGCGGTATTTCTGACAGCTCGAAGAAAATCGCGGAAATCACCAACGTGATCAACAGCATTGCTTTCCAGACTAACATCCTGGCGCTTAATGCCGCGGTAGAAGCCGCGCGTGCGGGTGAGCAAGGGCGTGGTTTTGCAGTTGTTGCCGGAGAAGTCCGTAACCTCGCAAGCCGCAGTGCCAATGCAGCAAAAGAGATCGAAGGGCTGATCGCTGATTCCGTCAACCGCGTGGAGCAGGGCGCGCAGCTGGTTAATGACACCGGCACAACCATGGAAGCCATTCTGCGTGCGGTGACCGAAGTGACCACCATCATGAAGCAGATTGCGTCTGCATCGGAAGAGCAGAGCAAAGGCATTTCGCAGGTCGGCGTGGCCATCAGCCAGATGGACGGCGTGACGCAGCAGAACGCCTCGCTGGTGGAACAAGTTTCCGCTGCGGCATCCGCGCTGGAGCGTCAGACTGAAGATCTGCAACGTTCGGTGCAGAAATTCCGCTTATCAGCCCAGGAGCCACAAGCTCAGACTGCTGCCGCCCCGCTCAAAACTCCCGCACGAGCTAAACCTGCGACGACGCCGGACGACTGGGTTTCGTTCTAA
- the exbB gene encoding tol-pal system-associated acyl-CoA thioesterase, with protein MGNNLMQTDLSVWGMYHHADIVVKIVMIGLILASVVTWAIFFSKSVELISQKRRLKREQQQLAEARSLDQASDMTSSFHAKSLSTLLVNEAQNELELSAGSEDNEGIKERTGFRLERRVAAVGRHMGRGNGYLATIGAISPFVGLFGTVWGIMNSFIGIAQTQTTNLAVVAPGIAEALLATAIGLVAAIPAVVIYNVFARMIGSYKATLGDVAAQVLLLQSRDLDLNASSVKPVHAASKLRAG; from the coding sequence GTGGGTAATAATTTGATGCAGACGGATCTTTCCGTCTGGGGCATGTATCATCATGCTGACATCGTGGTTAAGATTGTGATGATCGGCCTGATTCTGGCGTCCGTTGTCACCTGGGCTATTTTCTTCAGTAAGAGCGTTGAGCTCATTTCGCAGAAGCGTCGCCTCAAGCGCGAACAGCAGCAGCTGGCAGAGGCCCGCTCTCTGGATCAGGCTTCTGATATGACCTCTTCCTTCCACGCCAAAAGCCTGAGCACTCTGTTAGTGAACGAAGCTCAGAACGAGCTGGAACTCTCCGCAGGCAGTGAAGATAACGAAGGCATTAAAGAACGTACCGGCTTCCGCCTGGAGCGTCGTGTTGCCGCTGTTGGCCGTCATATGGGCCGCGGTAATGGTTATCTGGCGACTATCGGTGCGATTTCCCCGTTCGTGGGTCTGTTCGGTACGGTGTGGGGCATCATGAACAGCTTCATTGGTATTGCCCAGACGCAAACCACTAACCTGGCGGTTGTGGCGCCTGGTATCGCAGAAGCCCTGCTGGCAACGGCAATCGGTCTGGTTGCGGCAATTCCTGCGGTGGTTATCTATAACGTCTTCGCGCGTATGATTGGCAGCTACAAAGCCACTCTGGGCGACGTGGCAGCGCAGGTTCTGCTGCTGCAAAGCCGTGACCTTGACCTTAACGCCAGCTCCGTTAAACCGGTACACGCGGCGTCGAAACTGCGTGCAGGTTGA